The following coding sequences are from one Epilithonimonas vandammei window:
- a CDS encoding LTA synthase family protein, translating to MNNWRRQELVALIYRLFLVFFFYQTARLLFWFFNSDLIKVNSISEYFSLAYYGTAFDTTAILYTNAVFILFSILPLTINTKKSYQKFLFYWYFITNGIAFSMNFGDIIYFRFSQARLTSAALEVGKNEDNLGKVFFNALLQHPFVFIWFIIILVVWVFLYKKVKIQENKPTNRIVYFVSSLVSLCVIATLTVGGIRGDFKHSTRPINLVDANKHVTNPQQANLVLNSVFSFLRTINTNNFKLVHYVSEDFIQKEIKPYKLYQNEVEQKPNVVIFIMESFAKEYSGAFNKNTDIKDFVSYTPFVDSLANESLIFTNAFANGRQSIHGMSSVLAGIPSLTDAFTSSPYSNQKIQSIVSVCNEMGYDTSFYHGAPNGSMGFQGFGNILGFKHYYGKNEYNNDDDFDGIWAIWDEPFFQYFAKNIGKKQPFMATLFSASSHDPFKIPEKYQNTIKPGPLQIHAPIRYTDYALKKFFETAKKQPWYNNTIFVITADHTNQIQYPEYLKTMNRFAIPILFFSPNPKYNLKGVDASFAQQIDIYPTLADLIGYNKKIRSWGRSLISGTNENYIIVNSDSIQEQMIIGNFIYTFNGKDVTGIYDKTDLALSKNLIHKKLTDEQKLGIEKVKGWYQDYMERVINRKLY from the coding sequence GGTTTTTCAACAGTGATCTTATAAAAGTTAATAGTATATCGGAATATTTCAGTCTCGCATATTACGGAACTGCGTTTGATACGACCGCTATTCTTTACACCAATGCTGTTTTTATTCTGTTTAGTATTCTTCCACTTACCATTAACACAAAAAAATCATATCAGAAATTTCTATTCTACTGGTATTTTATTACGAATGGAATAGCCTTTTCTATGAATTTTGGAGATATTATCTATTTTAGATTCAGCCAGGCAAGACTGACATCAGCGGCTTTAGAAGTCGGTAAAAATGAAGACAATCTTGGGAAGGTTTTTTTCAACGCGTTGCTGCAACATCCTTTCGTTTTTATCTGGTTTATAATTATTTTAGTTGTATGGGTTTTTCTTTATAAAAAAGTGAAGATCCAAGAAAATAAACCTACGAATCGGATTGTTTATTTTGTCTCGTCTTTAGTCAGTCTTTGCGTTATCGCCACACTTACTGTTGGCGGGATCCGAGGTGATTTTAAACATTCAACCAGGCCGATTAATTTAGTTGATGCTAATAAACATGTAACCAATCCTCAGCAAGCCAATCTGGTGCTGAACAGCGTTTTTTCATTTTTGAGAACCATTAATACCAATAATTTTAAACTGGTGCATTATGTGAGCGAAGATTTTATACAAAAAGAAATCAAACCTTATAAGCTTTATCAGAATGAAGTGGAGCAGAAGCCAAACGTTGTGATTTTTATTATGGAAAGCTTTGCAAAAGAATATTCTGGTGCTTTTAATAAGAATACCGATATCAAAGATTTTGTTTCCTATACACCATTTGTGGATAGTCTAGCCAATGAGAGTCTGATTTTCACCAACGCATTTGCAAACGGCAGACAGTCAATCCACGGGATGAGTTCGGTTTTGGCAGGAATTCCCAGCCTTACGGATGCTTTTACCAGTTCGCCCTATTCTAATCAGAAAATTCAGTCCATTGTTTCGGTTTGTAATGAGATGGGCTATGACACCAGCTTCTATCACGGAGCACCAAACGGCTCCATGGGCTTTCAGGGTTTTGGTAACATTCTAGGCTTTAAACATTATTACGGAAAAAACGAATATAATAATGATGATGATTTTGATGGAATCTGGGCAATCTGGGACGAACCGTTTTTCCAGTATTTTGCGAAGAATATTGGAAAAAAACAGCCATTTATGGCAACACTGTTCTCCGCCTCTTCACATGATCCGTTCAAGATTCCGGAAAAATATCAGAATACAATCAAGCCTGGTCCATTGCAAATCCATGCACCCATAAGATATACGGATTATGCTCTGAAGAAGTTTTTTGAAACCGCCAAAAAGCAACCGTGGTACAACAATACTATTTTTGTAATTACCGCAGATCACACCAATCAAATCCAATATCCGGAATACCTGAAGACGATGAACCGGTTTGCTATTCCTATATTATTTTTCTCGCCCAATCCAAAGTATAATCTGAAAGGTGTAGATGCAAGTTTTGCACAGCAAATTGATATTTACCCAACTTTGGCTGATCTAATAGGTTATAACAAAAAAATCCGAAGTTGGGGCAGAAGTCTTATATCCGGAACGAATGAAAATTATATCATTGTTAATTCTGACTCAATTCAGGAGCAGATGATCATCGGGAATTTTATTTACACTTTTAATGGAAAGGACGTCACAGGAATCTATGATAAGACAGATTTGGCACTTTCTAAAAACCTAATTCATAAAAAACTAACTGACGAACAAAAACTGGGAATTGAAAAAGTGAAAGGCTGGTATCAGGATTATATGGAGCGAGTGATCAACAGAAAATTGTATTGA
- a CDS encoding DUF2147 domain-containing protein — translation MNKVLLAFALSFIGVLSFAQIEGKWKTIDDETGKAKSIVEVWKKADGKYYGKISQLLIKPEHANCIACKDDRKNKPLVGMEIIRGLKKEGDEFTGGSITDPKNGKSYKCTITRDGNKLNVRGYMGISIIGRTQTWQKVD, via the coding sequence ATGAACAAAGTATTATTAGCATTTGCCTTATCATTTATCGGTGTTCTTTCATTTGCACAGATCGAAGGAAAATGGAAAACAATTGATGATGAAACTGGAAAAGCAAAATCCATCGTAGAGGTATGGAAAAAAGCGGATGGTAAATATTATGGTAAAATCTCACAACTCTTGATAAAGCCAGAACACGCAAACTGCATTGCATGTAAAGATGATAGGAAAAATAAACCGCTGGTAGGCATGGAAATTATCCGCGGACTGAAAAAAGAAGGGGATGAGTTCACAGGAGGTTCAATCACAGATCCTAAGAACGGAAAATCTTATAAATGTACGATTACTAGAGACGGAAATAAACTGAATGTAAGAGGTTATATGGGGATTTCTATTATTGGTAGAACCCAGACTTGGCAAAAAGTTGATTAA